The Urbifossiella limnaea genome has a window encoding:
- a CDS encoding thioredoxin family protein codes for MNLFESFADALPLPAFLDAYGSASDRARWAAAHAAITLTDAQKQLLGRFTRETNVLVLAGAWCGDCVAQCPAFDRFAEAAPVLKVRYLDRDEHADVQQALQVNGGNRVPVAVFFSEDGFEVARYGERTLARYRALAAQLAGESCATGLVSKSDPVAAQVVQDWLDEFERVQWILRLSPRLRRAHGD; via the coding sequence ATGAACCTGTTCGAGTCGTTCGCCGACGCCCTGCCGCTTCCCGCGTTTCTGGACGCCTACGGCAGCGCCTCCGACAGGGCGCGCTGGGCCGCGGCGCACGCGGCCATCACGCTGACCGACGCCCAAAAGCAACTGCTCGGCCGGTTCACGCGCGAGACGAACGTGCTGGTGCTGGCCGGGGCCTGGTGCGGCGACTGCGTCGCCCAGTGCCCGGCGTTCGACCGGTTCGCCGAGGCGGCGCCGGTACTGAAGGTCCGCTACCTGGACCGCGACGAGCACGCCGACGTGCAGCAGGCGCTGCAGGTGAACGGCGGCAACCGCGTGCCGGTGGCGGTGTTCTTCTCCGAAGACGGCTTCGAGGTGGCCCGCTACGGCGAGCGCACGCTGGCCCGCTACCGCGCACTTGCGGCCCAGCTCGCCGGCGAGAGCTGCGCCACGGGGCTGGTGTCGAAGTCGGACCCGGTGGCGGCGCAGGTGGTGCAGGACTGGCTGGACGAGTTCGAGCGGGTGCAGTGGATTCTGCGCCTGTCCCCACGTCTGCGGCGGGCGCACGGCGACTGA
- a CDS encoding PSD1 and planctomycete cytochrome C domain-containing protein, whose product MLRLLPLLALVSAEPPALPPASAAKVDFDRDVRPILAAHCVGCHGPDKQKGGFRLDDRKSLLDGGNGGAAVVVGKSAESRLIHAVAGVGADAKMPPGKNAPLTAAQVGVLRAWIDGGAPWAGGAVAAQASGPPRPTHWAFVRPTRPAVPGIAPNPIDAFILARLRRDGLTPNPEADRATLLRRVTFDLTGLPPTPDELAAFLADATPEAYLTVVNRLLASPHFGERWGRHWLDLARYADSDGYEKDTGRPFAWRYRDYVIRAFNADLPYDRFTVEQLAGDLLPAPTQEQRIATGFHRNTLTNKEGGADPEEFRVAACVDRVNTTATVWLGLTVGCAQCHDHKYDAISQREFYQLLAFFNSDREADIPAPLPGEEETLKPRRAAFDAEAAKLTAAVAEGKAKNLPAAELAKRQKAAADHAKKAPAPTPAMTLALGPPRPTHVMIRGDFLRKGVRVEPGHLSAVGGGAGATRLDLARWLVAAENPLTARVAVNWVWGKLFGRGLVGTPEDFGVQGERPTHPELLDWLACEFVAPAKGEAWSLKALIRTVVLSAAYKRSAAVTPELAARDPLNRLLARQSRLRLEAELVRDNALAVSGLLTRTVGGPSVRPPQPAGISELTYANSARWVESTGPDRYRRGLYTWYQRTSPYPQLTTFDAADGAVCTVKRERSNTPLQALTVLNDPVFVEAAQAFGKRILTETPGRSDAERVTHAVRLALGRAPTDAERTRLLRLLAEARPAAAARVVGAYQPAGVPPVDAAAWVLVARALLNLDEFVTRG is encoded by the coding sequence ATGCTCCGCCTCCTGCCGCTGCTCGCGCTCGTGTCCGCCGAGCCGCCCGCGCTGCCGCCGGCCAGCGCCGCGAAGGTCGATTTCGACCGCGACGTGCGGCCGATCCTGGCGGCGCACTGCGTCGGCTGTCACGGCCCCGACAAGCAGAAGGGCGGCTTCCGCCTCGACGACCGCAAGAGCCTGTTGGATGGCGGCAACGGCGGCGCCGCGGTCGTGGTCGGCAAGAGCGCCGAGAGCCGGCTGATTCACGCCGTCGCGGGGGTGGGTGCGGACGCGAAGATGCCGCCGGGGAAGAACGCGCCGCTGACCGCGGCGCAGGTCGGCGTCCTGCGGGCGTGGATCGACGGCGGCGCGCCGTGGGCCGGCGGCGCGGTGGCGGCGCAGGCGTCCGGCCCCCCGCGCCCGACGCACTGGGCGTTCGTCCGCCCGACCCGGCCGGCCGTGCCGGGGATCGCGCCGAACCCGATCGACGCCTTCATTCTCGCGCGGCTGCGGCGGGACGGGCTGACGCCGAACCCCGAAGCCGACCGCGCCACGTTGCTGCGCCGCGTCACGTTTGACCTCACCGGCCTGCCGCCGACGCCCGACGAGCTCGCCGCCTTCCTCGCAGACGCCACGCCGGAAGCGTACCTGACCGTCGTGAACCGCCTCCTGGCGTCACCGCACTTCGGCGAGCGCTGGGGCCGGCACTGGCTCGACCTCGCCCGCTACGCCGACAGTGACGGCTACGAGAAGGACACCGGCCGGCCCTTCGCGTGGCGTTACCGCGACTACGTCATCCGGGCGTTCAACGCCGACCTGCCCTACGACCGCTTCACCGTGGAGCAGCTGGCCGGCGACCTGCTGCCGGCCCCGACGCAGGAGCAGCGGATCGCCACCGGCTTCCACCGGAACACGCTGACGAACAAGGAGGGCGGGGCCGACCCGGAGGAGTTCCGCGTCGCCGCGTGCGTGGACCGCGTGAACACGACCGCGACCGTGTGGCTCGGCCTCACCGTCGGCTGCGCCCAGTGCCACGACCACAAGTACGACGCGATCAGCCAGCGCGAGTTCTACCAGCTGCTGGCGTTCTTCAACTCGGACCGCGAGGCCGACATCCCCGCCCCGCTCCCCGGCGAGGAGGAGACGCTGAAGCCTCGCCGCGCGGCGTTCGACGCCGAAGCTGCGAAGCTGACGGCGGCCGTGGCCGAGGGCAAGGCGAAGAACCTCCCCGCGGCCGAGCTGGCGAAGCGGCAGAAGGCGGCGGCCGACCACGCCAAGAAGGCGCCGGCCCCGACGCCGGCGATGACGCTCGCCCTCGGCCCGCCGCGGCCGACGCACGTGATGATCCGCGGCGACTTCTTGCGGAAGGGCGTGCGCGTCGAGCCGGGGCACTTGTCGGCGGTCGGCGGCGGCGCGGGCGCGACGCGGCTCGACCTGGCGCGGTGGCTCGTGGCCGCGGAGAACCCGCTGACGGCCCGCGTGGCGGTGAACTGGGTGTGGGGCAAGCTGTTCGGCCGCGGGTTGGTCGGCACTCCCGAGGACTTCGGCGTTCAAGGCGAGCGGCCGACGCACCCCGAATTGCTCGACTGGCTGGCGTGCGAATTCGTGGCGCCCGCGAAGGGCGAGGCGTGGTCCCTCAAGGCGCTGATTCGCACGGTCGTGCTGAGCGCCGCCTACAAGCGCTCCGCGGCGGTGACGCCGGAGCTGGCCGCCCGCGACCCGCTGAACCGCCTCCTGGCGCGGCAGTCGCGGCTGCGCCTCGAGGCGGAGCTCGTGCGCGACAACGCCCTCGCCGTGAGCGGCCTGCTGACGCGAACGGTCGGCGGGCCGTCGGTGCGGCCGCCGCAGCCGGCCGGCATCTCGGAGCTGACCTACGCCAACTCCGCCCGCTGGGTCGAGAGCACCGGCCCCGACCGCTACCGCCGCGGGCTGTACACGTGGTACCAGCGCACGAGCCCGTACCCGCAGCTGACGACGTTCGACGCCGCCGACGGGGCCGTCTGCACCGTGAAGCGCGAGCGCTCGAACACGCCGCTGCAGGCGCTGACGGTGCTCAACGACCCGGTGTTCGTGGAGGCGGCGCAGGCGTTCGGGAAGCGCATCCTGACGGAGACGCCGGGCCGGAGCGACGCCGAGCGGGTGACGCACGCGGTGCGGCTGGCGCTGGGCCGCGCGCCGACCGACGCCGAACGCACGCGGCTGCTGCGGCTGCTGGCCGAGGCGCGGCCGGCGGCCGCGGCGCGGGTGGTGGGCGCGTACCAACCCGCGGGCGTGCCGCCGGTCGACGCGGCCGCCTGGGTGCTGGTGGCGCGGGCGCTGCTGAACCTCGACGAGTTCGTCACCCGGGGCTGA
- a CDS encoding DUF1501 domain-containing protein: protein MPPLSRRDMLRSAGGGFGALALAAMLADDAAADAPDPLAPKRPHHEPTAKRVIFLFMSGGPSHVDTFDPKPELTRLHGQPLPASYGPVKTRRGVDRNRLLASRRTFQKYGQSGIEVSDWFPHVGACVDDICLLRGCHGDSVTHPESVYLMNTGSILMGRPSLGAWASYGLGTENRNMPAFVVLPDPGGWPKGGAPAWGNGYLPAAFQGTLVRGGAQPVAHLTSPVPDAQQRRTLDFVGEANRAHAAARPHDTELAARVAAYELAFRMQAHAPEVVDLSKETDETKRLYGVDRPETAEFGTRCLLARRMVERGVRFVQLYSGDTNGWDGHSDLEGNHSRLALASDRPVAGLLTDLKRRGLLTDTLVVWGGEFGRTPMSEGTNGRDHNPHGFCMWLAGGGVKGGTVLGATDPIGLRAAEGKAHVHDVHATILHLLGLNHLRLTFRHNGRNERLTDNAGEVIEAALA, encoded by the coding sequence ATGCCCCCGCTCTCCCGCCGCGACATGCTGCGATCCGCCGGCGGCGGCTTCGGCGCCCTGGCCCTCGCCGCGATGCTCGCCGACGACGCGGCCGCCGACGCCCCCGACCCGCTCGCGCCGAAGCGGCCGCACCACGAGCCCACGGCCAAGCGCGTCATCTTCCTGTTCATGTCCGGCGGGCCGAGCCACGTCGACACATTCGACCCCAAGCCCGAACTCACGCGCCTCCACGGCCAGCCGCTGCCGGCCAGCTACGGCCCCGTCAAGACGCGCCGCGGCGTCGATCGCAACCGCCTCCTCGCCTCCCGGCGCACGTTCCAGAAGTACGGCCAGAGCGGCATCGAGGTGTCCGACTGGTTCCCGCACGTCGGCGCGTGCGTGGACGACATCTGCCTCCTCCGCGGCTGCCACGGCGACAGCGTGACGCACCCGGAGTCGGTGTACCTGATGAACACCGGCTCCATCCTGATGGGCCGGCCGAGCCTCGGGGCGTGGGCCAGCTACGGCCTCGGCACCGAGAACCGCAACATGCCGGCGTTCGTGGTGCTCCCCGACCCCGGCGGCTGGCCGAAGGGCGGCGCCCCCGCCTGGGGCAACGGCTACCTCCCCGCCGCGTTCCAGGGCACCCTCGTCCGCGGCGGGGCGCAGCCGGTGGCGCACCTCACGTCGCCGGTCCCAGACGCGCAGCAGCGGCGCACCCTCGACTTCGTCGGCGAGGCGAACCGCGCCCACGCCGCCGCCCGGCCGCACGACACGGAGCTCGCCGCCCGCGTCGCCGCTTACGAGCTGGCGTTCCGCATGCAGGCCCACGCCCCCGAGGTGGTGGACCTGTCGAAGGAGACCGACGAGACGAAGCGGCTGTACGGCGTGGACCGGCCGGAGACGGCGGAGTTCGGCACGCGCTGCCTGCTGGCCCGGCGGATGGTCGAGCGCGGGGTGCGGTTCGTGCAGCTGTACAGCGGCGACACCAACGGCTGGGACGGTCACTCCGACCTGGAAGGGAACCACTCGCGGCTCGCGCTCGCCAGCGACAGGCCGGTCGCGGGCCTGCTGACGGACCTCAAGCGGCGCGGGCTGCTGACGGACACGCTGGTGGTGTGGGGCGGCGAGTTCGGGCGGACGCCGATGAGCGAGGGGACGAACGGCCGCGACCACAACCCGCACGGGTTCTGCATGTGGCTCGCGGGCGGCGGCGTGAAGGGCGGCACGGTGCTCGGCGCGACCGACCCGATCGGCCTCCGCGCGGCCGAGGGGAAGGCGCACGTCCACGACGTGCACGCCACGATCCTGCACCTGCTCGGGCTGAACCACCTGCGGCTGACGTTCCGCCACAACGGCCGGAACGAGCGGCTGACCGACAACGCCGGCGAGGTGATCGAGGCCGCGCTGGCGTGA
- a CDS encoding DUF1549 and DUF1553 domain-containing protein: MRLLLLPTLVLLLAAPARGDHWAFTRPARPPVPAGAANPVDAFVRARLSAAKLTPALRATPEQLLRRVTFDLTGLPPTPDEIDAFVRDPAPDAWAKVIDRLLASPHYGERWGRHWLDLARYADTNGYEFDEPRPDAWRYRDYVIRALNADVPYTRFVAEQLAGDVSNPTDPAARVATGFNLLGPDMTDASDQAQRRLNTLNDMTDTAALAFLGLTLTCARCHDHKFEPVPQADYFRFQAFFAAAAFRTDVPVGTPADDRAAAEAEARYRERTKDTVAALEAVEGPPRQKLFDAKLAKLSADAQAAHRTPAEQRTGGQLELVAETAAKVRVTDADVAKALTADEKVRADALRAKLKSFPRPPPRPVALGLTDRPGAPPKTFVLERGELGNKGAEVLAGFPTALGGGEGKGGRLGLAKWVASADNPLTARVIVNRLWQHHFGRGIVATASDFGTRGSAPTHPELLDWLACELADGGWTLKRTHRLMLLSETYQQSTAVSADAARIDPENRLFSRMNRLRLEGEAVRDAMLAASGRLNPKAGGPGVVLPELARAAGGSRPVPVTADAAEHTRRSVYLFARRNLRDPFLEAFDLPDSNNSCPKRERSTTAPQALALLNSAEAVAAAKALAARVTREADTDAARVARAYRLVLGRAPADPEQARAAAFLRESPLTELCRALFNLNEFMYLD; this comes from the coding sequence ATGCGCCTCCTCCTCCTCCCCACCCTCGTACTCCTCCTCGCCGCTCCGGCGCGCGGCGACCACTGGGCGTTCACCCGGCCCGCCCGCCCGCCGGTCCCCGCGGGCGCCGCCAACCCCGTCGACGCCTTCGTCCGCGCCAGGCTCTCCGCCGCGAAGCTGACGCCCGCCCTGCGGGCCACGCCCGAGCAGTTGCTCCGCCGCGTCACGTTCGACCTCACCGGCCTGCCGCCGACGCCGGACGAGATCGACGCGTTCGTCCGCGACCCGGCCCCCGACGCCTGGGCGAAGGTGATCGACCGCCTCCTGGCGTCGCCGCACTACGGCGAGCGCTGGGGCCGGCACTGGCTCGACCTCGCCCGCTACGCCGACACCAACGGGTACGAGTTCGACGAGCCGCGGCCCGACGCCTGGCGCTACCGCGACTACGTCATCCGGGCGCTGAACGCCGACGTGCCGTACACGCGGTTCGTCGCCGAGCAACTGGCCGGCGACGTGTCGAACCCGACCGACCCCGCGGCCCGCGTCGCCACCGGGTTCAACCTCCTCGGCCCGGACATGACCGACGCCTCCGACCAGGCCCAGCGGCGGCTCAACACGCTGAACGACATGACCGACACGGCGGCGCTCGCCTTCCTCGGCCTGACGCTCACCTGCGCCCGCTGCCACGACCACAAGTTCGAGCCGGTCCCGCAGGCCGACTACTTCCGCTTCCAGGCGTTCTTCGCCGCCGCCGCCTTCCGCACCGACGTGCCCGTCGGCACGCCCGCCGACGACCGCGCCGCCGCCGAAGCGGAGGCCCGCTACCGCGAGCGCACGAAGGACACGGTCGCCGCCCTGGAGGCCGTCGAGGGGCCGCCGCGGCAGAAGCTCTTCGACGCGAAGCTCGCGAAGCTGTCGGCCGACGCCCAGGCCGCGCACCGCACGCCGGCCGAGCAGCGCACCGGCGGACAGCTCGAACTCGTCGCCGAGACGGCGGCCAAGGTGCGCGTCACCGACGCGGACGTGGCGAAGGCGCTGACAGCGGACGAGAAGGTGCGGGCCGACGCGCTGCGGGCGAAGCTGAAGTCGTTCCCCAGGCCGCCGCCGCGGCCGGTGGCGCTCGGCCTGACCGACCGCCCGGGGGCGCCGCCGAAGACGTTCGTGCTGGAGCGCGGCGAACTCGGCAACAAGGGTGCGGAGGTGCTCGCCGGCTTTCCCACGGCGCTCGGCGGCGGCGAGGGGAAGGGCGGTCGGCTGGGGCTGGCGAAGTGGGTGGCGTCCGCCGACAACCCGCTGACAGCCCGGGTGATCGTGAACCGGCTGTGGCAGCACCACTTCGGCCGCGGCATCGTCGCCACCGCCAGCGACTTCGGCACCCGCGGTTCCGCCCCCACGCACCCCGAACTGCTCGACTGGCTGGCGTGCGAGCTGGCCGACGGCGGCTGGACGCTGAAGCGGACGCACCGGCTCATGCTCCTGTCGGAGACGTACCAGCAGTCCACGGCGGTGAGCGCCGACGCGGCACGCATCGACCCCGAGAACCGCCTGTTCTCGCGGATGAACCGGTTGCGGCTCGAAGGCGAGGCGGTGCGCGACGCGATGCTGGCGGCGAGCGGCCGGCTGAACCCGAAGGCCGGCGGCCCTGGCGTCGTCCTGCCGGAGCTGGCCCGCGCCGCGGGCGGGTCGCGGCCGGTGCCGGTGACGGCGGACGCGGCCGAGCACACGCGGCGGAGCGTGTACCTGTTCGCCCGCCGCAACCTGCGCGACCCGTTCCTGGAGGCGTTCGACCTGCCGGACAGCAACAACAGCTGCCCGAAGCGCGAGCGCAGCACCACCGCCCCGCAGGCGCTGGCGCTGCTGAACTCGGCCGAAGCCGTGGCCGCCGCGAAAGCCCTGGCCGCCCGCGTGACCCGCGAGGCCGACACCGACGCGGCGCGGGTGGCGCGGGCGTACCGGCTGGTGCTGGGACGTGCGCCGGCGGACCCGGAGCAGGCGCGGGCCGCGGCGTTCCTCCGCGAGTCGCCGCTGACGGAGCTGTGCCGGGCGCTGTTCAACCTGAACGAGTTCATGTACCTGGATTGA
- a CDS encoding Uma2 family endonuclease, producing MRAVIADLPKHWLAERKNSEAAQWDEVWEGVLHMPPMPNGLHQDFVLDLASYLKWEWAKPQGALVRHEVNLTTPEDEDRWTLNFRIPDVVLVSKDRLYIDKTEYMAGAPLVVVEVRSPRDETYDKFPFYAALGVPEVWVFDRDTRAPELYALAAGPAYQPIAPGADGWLVSPAAGVAFRHAGGAKVAARVGDGPAVELPDG from the coding sequence ATGCGGGCGGTGATCGCCGACCTGCCGAAGCACTGGCTCGCCGAGCGGAAGAACTCGGAGGCCGCCCAGTGGGACGAAGTCTGGGAGGGGGTGCTGCACATGCCACCGATGCCGAACGGGCTTCACCAGGACTTCGTCCTCGACCTGGCGTCGTACCTCAAGTGGGAGTGGGCTAAGCCGCAGGGGGCCCTCGTCCGCCACGAAGTCAACCTGACGACACCCGAGGACGAGGACCGCTGGACGCTGAACTTCCGCATCCCGGACGTGGTGCTTGTGAGCAAGGACCGGCTGTACATCGACAAGACCGAGTACATGGCCGGCGCCCCCCTCGTGGTCGTCGAGGTGCGGTCGCCGCGCGACGAGACGTACGACAAGTTCCCGTTCTACGCCGCGCTCGGCGTGCCCGAGGTGTGGGTGTTCGACCGCGACACCCGCGCCCCGGAGCTGTACGCCCTCGCGGCCGGCCCGGCGTACCAGCCGATCGCCCCGGGCGCGGACGGGTGGCTCGTCAGCCCCGCGGCGGGGGTGGCGTTCCGGCACGCCGGCGGGGCGAAGGTGGCCGCACGCGTCGGCGACGGGCCGGCCGTCGAGTTGCCGGACGGCTGA
- the aroC gene encoding chorismate synthase, translating into MAGNTFGTLFRVTTAGVSHGPGYVCIIDGCPAGLPLSVDDLLPDLARRRPGQSKLTTQRDEADAPEILSGVFDGKTDGTPIGLLFRNADQRSGDYGDIAEKYRPGHADYTFDARYGFRDYRGGGRSSARETVCRVAAGAVAKKLLARSGVAVLGYVTRVGDVTADIADPTAVTLEQVEASPTRCPVPEAAARMEDLIDSVRKDRDSIGGVCELVATGVPAGLGEPVFDKLKADLGKALLSLPAVTAFEYGAGFAVAGMRGSEHNDVFAPGPPRVHTETNRHGGMLGGISSGEPVVCRVAIKPTSSIPRAQRTVTRAGEPTEILVKGRHDPCLLPRFVPMGEAMVALVLADHLLRTRAARV; encoded by the coding sequence ATGGCAGGCAACACGTTCGGCACCCTGTTCCGCGTCACCACCGCCGGGGTCAGCCACGGCCCCGGCTACGTCTGCATCATCGACGGCTGCCCCGCCGGCCTCCCCCTTTCGGTCGACGACCTGCTCCCCGACCTCGCCCGCCGCCGCCCCGGGCAGAGCAAGCTCACCACCCAGCGCGACGAGGCCGACGCCCCGGAAATCCTGTCCGGCGTCTTCGACGGCAAGACGGACGGCACCCCCATCGGCCTCCTGTTCCGCAACGCCGACCAGCGCAGCGGCGACTACGGCGACATCGCCGAAAAGTACCGCCCCGGCCACGCCGACTACACGTTCGACGCCCGCTACGGCTTCCGCGACTACCGCGGCGGCGGCCGCAGCAGCGCCCGCGAGACGGTGTGCCGCGTCGCCGCCGGGGCCGTCGCCAAAAAGCTCTTGGCTCGCAGCGGCGTCGCCGTGCTCGGCTACGTCACCCGCGTCGGCGACGTGACCGCGGACATCGCCGACCCCACGGCCGTGACGCTGGAGCAGGTGGAGGCGAGCCCGACGCGCTGCCCGGTGCCCGAAGCCGCGGCGCGGATGGAGGACCTCATCGACTCCGTGCGCAAGGACCGCGACTCGATCGGCGGCGTGTGCGAGTTGGTGGCGACGGGCGTGCCGGCGGGCCTGGGCGAGCCCGTGTTCGACAAGCTGAAGGCCGACCTGGGCAAGGCGCTGCTGTCGCTGCCGGCGGTGACGGCGTTCGAGTACGGGGCGGGGTTCGCCGTGGCCGGCATGCGCGGCAGCGAGCACAACGACGTATTCGCCCCCGGCCCGCCGCGCGTCCACACCGAGACGAACCGCCACGGCGGGATGCTCGGCGGCATCTCGTCCGGCGAGCCGGTGGTGTGCCGGGTGGCGATCAAGCCGACGAGCTCGATCCCGCGGGCGCAGCGGACCGTGACCCGGGCCGGCGAGCCGACGGAGATTCTGGTGAAGGGCCGCCACGACCCGTGCCTGCTGCCGCGGTTCGTGCCGATGGGCGAGGCGATGGTGGCGCTGGTGCTGGCCGACCACCTGCTGCGCACCCGGGCGGCACGGGTGTGA
- a CDS encoding Hsp20/alpha crystallin family protein, whose translation MSDLALKSNGAPAAAADDARAATVAPRVDVLETENEFLLLADLPGVRPGDVDVRFEQGELTVHGRRTAAEGKRRALLGEYGGANFHRVFSVTDTVAADRIEADLKNGVLTVRLPKIEAVKPRKIAVRG comes from the coding sequence ATGTCCGATCTCGCGCTGAAGTCGAACGGGGCCCCCGCCGCGGCCGCCGACGACGCCCGGGCCGCGACCGTCGCCCCCCGGGTGGACGTGCTTGAGACCGAGAACGAGTTCCTGCTGCTGGCCGACCTCCCCGGCGTTCGCCCGGGCGACGTGGACGTCCGCTTCGAGCAGGGCGAGTTGACCGTCCACGGCCGCCGGACCGCCGCCGAGGGGAAGCGCCGGGCGCTGCTCGGCGAGTACGGCGGGGCCAACTTCCACCGCGTCTTCTCGGTCACCGACACGGTCGCCGCCGACCGGATCGAGGCCGACCTGAAGAACGGCGTTCTGACCGTCCGCCTGCCGAAGATCGAGGCGGTCAAGCCCCGCAAGATCGCCGTCCGCGGGTAA
- a CDS encoding Hsp20/alpha crystallin family protein — MNRVRNPFNALFNEVTTVQDEVARLFGRVNPFAATAPGGPPLNVWEDDHALYVEADLPGLDPAALDVTVTEGNQLTIQGERAAPEIHGAVWVRQERPAGRFTRAVTLPALVDADKVEAVYADGVLKLTLPKHEAAKPRKVQVKAGQ; from the coding sequence ATGAACCGCGTTCGCAACCCGTTCAACGCCCTGTTTAACGAAGTGACGACCGTTCAGGATGAGGTGGCCCGGTTGTTCGGCCGCGTCAACCCGTTCGCCGCCACCGCCCCCGGCGGCCCGCCGCTGAACGTGTGGGAGGACGACCACGCCCTGTACGTCGAGGCCGACCTGCCGGGGCTCGACCCCGCCGCCCTCGACGTGACCGTGACCGAGGGGAACCAGCTGACCATCCAGGGCGAGCGCGCCGCCCCCGAGATCCACGGCGCGGTGTGGGTCCGCCAGGAGCGACCGGCCGGCCGGTTCACCCGGGCCGTGACGCTGCCGGCCCTCGTGGACGCCGACAAGGTCGAGGCCGTGTACGCCGACGGCGTGCTCAAGCTGACCCTGCCGAAGCACGAGGCCGCCAAGCCCCGCAAGGTCCAGGTCAAGGCCGGGCAGTAA